Part of the Mycolicibacterium thermoresistibile genome, GCGGCTTCATCGGCCTCGTCGTGATCATTCTGATCATCGCGGTCGGCCTCGACTCCGAGGGATTGCTGACCCGGGCCACCGCGGTCCGCTACCAGGCGGTCTTCGCCGAAGCCGGCGGCCTGTCCGCCGGCGCGGACGTCACGCTGTCCGGACTCACCGTCGGGCGGGTCTCGGCGGTGACGCTGCAACGCGGCAAAGCCCATGTCGTGTTCACCGTCGACGGGACGGTCGGGCTGCGCGACGCCACGACGGCCCACATCAGGACCGGGACCCTGCTCGGTGAACGGGTCCTGACGCTGCGGTCGGCCGGAACCCACCGGTTGCGGCCCAACGCCACGATTCCCGAATCGCGCACATCGGCGCCGTACTCGCTGACCGACGCCGTCGAGGAGCTGACGGCCAACGTGGCCGCCACCGACACCGACACCCTGACCCGGTCACTGGACGTCCTGTCCGACACCATCGAACAGATCGCACCCCAGGTCGGGCCCACGTTCGAGGGCCTGACCAGGATCTCCCGGCTGCTCAACGAGCGGGACAGCAGGGTGCGCGATCTGCTCACCGAGGCGGCCGCGGTCACCGACGTGCTCGCCTCGCGCGCCGAGCAGGTGAATGCGCTGATCCTGAACGCCAATGACCTGATCGCGGTGCTCAACGACCGTCGGCAGCACATCGTGCGGCTGCTCGGCTACGCCTCCGCGGTGGCCCGCGATCTGCAGGGGCTGGTGGCCGAGAACGAGGCCGAGCTGGCACCCGCGCTGGAGCGACTCAACTCGGTGACCGCGATGCTCGAACGCAACCGGGACAGCATCGAGGCGGCGTTACCCGGTCTGGCGAAGTTCCAGACCACCCAGGGCGAGACGGTGTCGAACGGCTTCTACTACACCGCGAACATCCCCAATCTGCTGCCCGGTCAGCTCCTGCAGCCCTTCCTCGACTACGCACTCGGATTCCGCCGCGGCGTCAATGCCGGCCAGCCTCCCGACAACGCCGGCCCGCGAGCCGAACTGCCGTTCCCGCGCAACGGGATTCCGGGAGGGTGAGCGTGATGCGCCGACCGAGCACCGGCCTCGTCGCGGTGGCACTGGCGGTGTCACTGCTCGGCGGCCTCGCGTTCGTGGTCGTCAACCGGGTGTTCGCCCCGATGACGATCACCGCGCACTTCACCTCCGCGACCGCGATCTATCCCGGTGACGAGGTGCGGGTGGCCGGTGTGCGGGTGGGCACCATCGAGCGGATCGACACCGGCGCCGACAGCGTTCGGATGACGCTGTCGATCGAGCGCGGACACCGGATCCCGGCCGAAGCCCATGCGGTGATCGTCCCGCAGAACCTGATCTCCGCCCGCTACGTCCAGCTGACGCCCGCCTACGTCGATGAGGGGCCGACCCTTGCCGACGGCGACGAGATCCCCGTCGAGCGCACCGCGGTGCCGGTGGAATGGGACGAGGTCAAGACGCAGCTCATGCGCTTGGCGACGGAGCTGGGGCCGGACGAGGACCCGTCGACCAGTGCGTTGGGCCGGCTCATCGACACCGCGGCCACGGCGATGGACGGCAACGGTGCGAAGCTCCGCCGGACGTTGACCGAGTTGTCCGGAGCCGCCAGGATTTTCGCCGACACCAGCACCGATGTGGCAGAGATCGTGGTGGCGCTGGAGACCTTCGTGTCGGCCCTGGAACACTCGACCACCCAGATCGCGGAGTTCGAGAACAGGCTGGCCTCGCTGACCGGGGTCGTCGACGCCAGCCGGTCCGACCTCGATACCGCACTGCGCGAGATCGCCGCCGCGGTGGGGATCGTGCAGCGCTTCGTCGCCGGCAGCCGGCAGCAGACCTCCGAACAGGTGCAGCGGCTCGCGAACGTGACACAGAGCCTGGTCGATCAACGGCCGGCACTGGAGAACCTGCTGCACGGGGCCCCGACCGCCTTCGCGAACTTCTACAACATGTACAACCCCGACACGGGAACGGTGGTCGGGACCTTCGCGTTGCAGAACTTCTCCAACCCGGTGCAGTTCATCTGTTCGGCAATCGGTTCGGTGCACAACGCCACCGCCCCCGAAACCGCCAAACTGTGCAGCCAGTACCTGGGGCCCGCGTTGGCCGCCATGGATTTCAACTACCTGCCGTTCCCGATCAACCCGTTCCTCGGCCCCTCCGCCCGCCCCGAACACATCGTCTATTCCCCGGCCGAACTCGACCCGGCCGTCGGGGGCCCACCCCCGGGCCCGGCGGACCTCCCGCCGGCGGTGTCGGCATACACCGGGGAAGCGCACGGGCCACCGCCGCCGGGCCCCGCCGGAGGAGAACCCGCCACCACCGACGGTCTGTTGCTGCCCGACGTGCCGCCGCTGCCGGCCGAGGAGGGGCCGTGAGGGGCGGTCTGTGGCGGCGGATCCTGGCACCCGCGGTCGCGGGCGTGCTGGCGGCCGGGTGCTCCTTCGAGGGGCTGAACTCGCTGTCGCTGCCGGGCACCGTGGGCACCGGGCCGGATGCGCACGTCTACCACGTCGAACTCGAGAACGTCGGGACGCTGGAGTCGAACTCGCCCGTGCTGCTCAACGACGTGGTGGTCGGCGCGGTCGGGCGGATGCGGATCGACGGATGGCACGCCCGGGTGGACGTCTCGGTCCGCCCGGATGTGGTGGTGCCGGCGAATGCGGTGGCGACCGTCGGCCAGACCAGTCTGCTCGGGTCGATGCACCTGGCTCTCGACCCGCCGGCCGGGGCGCGCCCGGAAGGGGTGTTGCCGCCGGGGTCGACGATCCGGCTCGATGCGTCGTCCACCTACCCGAGCACCGAACAGACCCTGGCCTCGCTCTCCGCCCTGATCAACGGCGGCGGGCTCGGGCAGATCGGCGAGGTGCTGGGCAACGCGGAGGCCGCGCTGCGCGGCCGCGGCGACCAGGTGCGCGACGTGCTCACCCGGCTGAACGACATCGCCGGGGTCCTGGAGAGCCAGCAGGCCGACGTCGTGGAGTCACTCGAACAACTCGGGCGGCTGTCCGGGGACCTCGCTGCCCAGCAGGACAGCCTGACCAGGGCACTACAGGCGGTTCCCCCGGCGCTGGAGGTGCTGATCCGGCAACGTCCACGCATCACCACGGCGTTGCAGAAACTCGGTGAACTGTCCCGCACCGCGACCGGACTGATCCACGACACCCATACCGAACTGGTGACCAATCTGCAGAACCTGGAGCCGGTGTTGCGGGCGCTGGCCGATGTGGGTCCCGAGTTGGACAGGGTGCTGGCCTATCTGCCGACCTACCCGCTGAGTCAGGACATCATCGACCGCGGGGTCCGCGGCGACTACATGAACCTGTTCGCGGTCATCGACCTGACCGTGCCGCGGTTGAAACGCAGTGCCCTGCTGGGCACCAGGTTCGGTCAACCGCGCACTCCGCTGATACCGGCGCCGGGCGATCCGTGGCACCTCGCATACACCTACGATCCGCTCGGGGTGCCCGTCGTCCCGGTGCCGGATCCGATGGCCGACCCCACGGGGTCGGATGACGAACCGGCCGCGCAGCCGGCCGTGCCGGACGAGGCGGTCGCCGCGACGGACACCGGGATACCGGCCTACGACGGAGCGATCCTGCCGGTTCAACCACCGATTTTCAGCATGTCGGCCGCCGGGCCGTCGGCTCCGTTGTTCGCCGGGCCGTATCCGCACGACCGGGGCGGTGGTTGATGCTCACCCGGTTCGTGCGGACCCAACTGGTCATCTTCGTGATCTCCTCGATCATCGGCATGGCCGTCATGGGGCTGGTGTACATGCAGATCCCCACCCTGCTGGGCATCGGCCGGATCACGGTGCAGGTCGAACTGCCCGACACCGGAGGTCTCTACCGGTTCGGCAATGTGACGATGCGCGGGGTGAAGGTCGGCAAGGTGACCGGGGTCGGCCTGCGCCCCACCAGCGCGGTGGCCACCTTGTCGCTCGAGTCCTCGGCGCGGATACCGGCCGATCTGACCGCGGAGGTGCGCAGCATCTCGGCGGTGGGGGAGCAGTACATCGATCTCCTCCCGCGCCGGGACGGGCCGCCCTATCTTCGCGACGGTTCGGTGATCCCCGCCGC contains:
- a CDS encoding MCE family protein gives rise to the protein MLRYRGAHLVRSGFIGLVVIILIIAVGLDSEGLLTRATAVRYQAVFAEAGGLSAGADVTLSGLTVGRVSAVTLQRGKAHVVFTVDGTVGLRDATTAHIRTGTLLGERVLTLRSAGTHRLRPNATIPESRTSAPYSLTDAVEELTANVAATDTDTLTRSLDVLSDTIEQIAPQVGPTFEGLTRISRLLNERDSRVRDLLTEAAAVTDVLASRAEQVNALILNANDLIAVLNDRRQHIVRLLGYASAVARDLQGLVAENEAELAPALERLNSVTAMLERNRDSIEAALPGLAKFQTTQGETVSNGFYYTANIPNLLPGQLLQPFLDYALGFRRGVNAGQPPDNAGPRAELPFPRNGIPGG
- a CDS encoding MCE family protein, whose amino-acid sequence is MRRPSTGLVAVALAVSLLGGLAFVVVNRVFAPMTITAHFTSATAIYPGDEVRVAGVRVGTIERIDTGADSVRMTLSIERGHRIPAEAHAVIVPQNLISARYVQLTPAYVDEGPTLADGDEIPVERTAVPVEWDEVKTQLMRLATELGPDEDPSTSALGRLIDTAATAMDGNGAKLRRTLTELSGAARIFADTSTDVAEIVVALETFVSALEHSTTQIAEFENRLASLTGVVDASRSDLDTALREIAAAVGIVQRFVAGSRQQTSEQVQRLANVTQSLVDQRPALENLLHGAPTAFANFYNMYNPDTGTVVGTFALQNFSNPVQFICSAIGSVHNATAPETAKLCSQYLGPALAAMDFNYLPFPINPFLGPSARPEHIVYSPAELDPAVGGPPPGPADLPPAVSAYTGEAHGPPPPGPAGGEPATTDGLLLPDVPPLPAEEGP
- a CDS encoding MCE family protein, which gives rise to MRGGLWRRILAPAVAGVLAAGCSFEGLNSLSLPGTVGTGPDAHVYHVELENVGTLESNSPVLLNDVVVGAVGRMRIDGWHARVDVSVRPDVVVPANAVATVGQTSLLGSMHLALDPPAGARPEGVLPPGSTIRLDASSTYPSTEQTLASLSALINGGGLGQIGEVLGNAEAALRGRGDQVRDVLTRLNDIAGVLESQQADVVESLEQLGRLSGDLAAQQDSLTRALQAVPPALEVLIRQRPRITTALQKLGELSRTATGLIHDTHTELVTNLQNLEPVLRALADVGPELDRVLAYLPTYPLSQDIIDRGVRGDYMNLFAVIDLTVPRLKRSALLGTRFGQPRTPLIPAPGDPWHLAYTYDPLGVPVVPVPDPMADPTGSDDEPAAQPAVPDEAVAATDTGIPAYDGAILPVQPPIFSMSAAGPSAPLFAGPYPHDRGGG